In one Streptomyces sp. NBC_01288 genomic region, the following are encoded:
- a CDS encoding acyltransferase family protein yields the protein MRASPTASAASAETPDSTRVHGRTGPSPSPAAAPTAEPTASERTPGKQRDPFFDNAKYLAIVLVAIGHSWEPLRSGSRSVTALYTLVYAVHMPAFIVISGYFSRSFRATPPQIRRLLGGVVVPYVVFETAYTLYTRWTDHQPDRAISLLDPLYLTWFLAALFVWRLTTPIWKHVRRPLAVALVIAMLATLSPSIGNDLDLQRVLQFLPYFVLGLCLKPEHFQLVRRPEVRQLAVPVFVVALAVAYWSVPRFDYAWLFHNASAEQLGAPDWEGPLMTLALFACSTLLVACFLAWVPRRRTWFTALGAGTLYGYLLHGFVAQGAKSWGWYDPSWMRGPLGEVTATVVAAVVVTALCTPPVRQLFRFAMEPELRWAFRRDADELARTP from the coding sequence ATGCGTGCTTCTCCCACCGCCTCCGCCGCCTCCGCCGAGACCCCCGATTCCACCCGGGTCCACGGTCGCACCGGGCCGTCCCCCAGCCCCGCCGCCGCCCCCACGGCGGAGCCCACCGCGTCGGAGCGCACCCCCGGAAAGCAACGCGACCCCTTCTTCGACAACGCCAAGTACCTGGCGATCGTGCTGGTGGCGATCGGCCACTCCTGGGAGCCGCTGCGGTCGGGCAGCCGTAGCGTCACCGCGTTGTACACGCTCGTCTACGCCGTGCACATGCCGGCGTTCATCGTGATCTCCGGGTACTTCTCGCGGAGCTTCCGGGCGACCCCGCCGCAGATCAGGCGGCTGCTGGGGGGAGTTGTCGTGCCGTACGTCGTGTTCGAGACGGCGTACACGCTCTACACGCGCTGGACCGACCACCAACCCGACCGCGCCATCAGCCTGTTGGACCCGCTGTACCTGACGTGGTTCCTCGCGGCGCTGTTCGTCTGGCGGCTGACCACGCCGATCTGGAAGCACGTACGCCGGCCGCTGGCGGTGGCGCTGGTCATCGCGATGCTGGCGACGCTCTCCCCCTCCATCGGCAACGACCTCGATCTGCAACGGGTGTTGCAGTTCCTGCCGTACTTCGTGCTCGGGCTGTGTCTGAAGCCGGAGCACTTCCAGCTCGTACGGCGGCCCGAGGTACGGCAGTTGGCGGTGCCGGTGTTCGTCGTCGCGCTCGCGGTGGCGTACTGGTCGGTCCCGCGCTTCGACTACGCGTGGCTGTTCCACAACGCGAGCGCGGAGCAACTCGGCGCGCCCGACTGGGAAGGGCCGCTCATGACGCTGGCCCTGTTCGCCTGCTCGACGCTCCTGGTCGCCTGCTTCCTCGCCTGGGTGCCGCGCCGCCGCACCTGGTTCACCGCCCTGGGCGCGGGCACGCTCTACGGCTATCTGCTGCACGGGTTCGTCGCGCAGGGCGCCAAGTCCTGGGGCTGGTACGACCCTTCGTGGATGCGGGGCCCCCTCGGCGAGGTCACGGCGACCGTGGTCGCCGCCGTCGTCGTGACCGCGCTGTGCACCCCGCCCGTGCGGCAGCTCTTCCGGTTCGCCATGGAACCGGAGTTGCGGTGGGCGTTCCGTCGTGACGCAGACGAGCTGGCCCGTACCCCTTAG
- a CDS encoding YncE family protein — translation MRSISTATALAVLLGSAALSVVATGTASAATANVTTPGGLVADGALKRVFVGDRSAGTVAATDYSGNVLASVGGISGVTALTVSDDGTTVYAAAQGTHEIVALDAATLDVKARYPVATTVGPRYVAFTSGKLWFTYGDQWDSNVGSVDPAVDPASGTDPVTLGRQPDGISIDNPGFLDAAASRPGVLALGETGISTDSMAVLDVSGATPQKVAYYLGDYSLNSGIHDIDLVPGADEVLVNGAVRDAYADGKFTQSGTYPSGQQADIAPDGTVASVSGTSVATYRPNATKAIRTYNVGSFDTAALAWAPDNSRIFALVGGSGGGYTLKALTDPEKNVPTLTVNAPSSAPRAKKLTVTGKLSATVALPAGAKLQVTRTDLESTKGKALPAVTVKANGTYSFTDTPPAGGTVTYKVTYAGDAGHTSVSASDKVAVSRSATTLSLNNNGKLYSYGADVKFTAHLGKTYKNRTVAIYSDPFGGDKPKKLVKTGKVNSSGNITVTVDMTRDTAVSAVFAGDARNASKTVKVTAYAKVKVSTAITKHYKKAKIGSTSYYWFHKNSAPIVTTTMTYYKNRQERLDLQVYYNGQWYDSDSEYFALNTNGKVAVNLGAPGESGIKARIRAAYINGSSGDNVNSTTYTGWKYLYFSN, via the coding sequence ATGCGCAGCATCTCGACCGCGACAGCGCTCGCGGTCCTTCTCGGTTCGGCGGCGCTCAGCGTCGTAGCGACAGGTACGGCCTCGGCGGCCACCGCCAACGTGACCACGCCCGGCGGCCTCGTCGCGGACGGCGCCCTCAAGCGGGTGTTCGTCGGCGACAGGTCGGCCGGGACGGTCGCGGCCACGGACTACTCGGGCAACGTCCTCGCCTCGGTCGGCGGCATCAGCGGGGTCACCGCCCTGACCGTGTCCGACGACGGGACCACCGTGTACGCGGCGGCCCAGGGCACGCACGAGATCGTGGCGCTCGACGCGGCCACCCTCGACGTCAAGGCCCGCTACCCGGTGGCCACCACTGTGGGACCGCGCTATGTCGCCTTCACCTCGGGCAAGCTCTGGTTCACCTACGGCGACCAGTGGGACAGCAACGTCGGCTCGGTCGACCCGGCCGTGGACCCGGCGAGCGGCACCGACCCGGTGACACTCGGCCGGCAGCCCGACGGCATCTCGATCGACAACCCCGGATTCCTCGACGCCGCCGCGTCCAGGCCCGGTGTCCTCGCCCTCGGCGAGACCGGTATCTCCACCGACTCGATGGCCGTCCTGGACGTCTCGGGGGCCACCCCGCAGAAGGTCGCCTACTACCTCGGCGACTACTCGCTCAACAGCGGTATCCACGACATCGACCTGGTGCCCGGCGCCGACGAGGTGCTGGTCAACGGCGCGGTGCGGGACGCGTACGCGGACGGCAAGTTCACGCAGTCGGGCACTTATCCGAGCGGGCAGCAGGCCGACATCGCCCCGGACGGGACGGTCGCGTCGGTCAGCGGCACCTCGGTCGCGACGTACAGGCCGAACGCCACGAAGGCGATCCGCACGTACAACGTCGGCTCCTTCGACACGGCCGCCCTGGCCTGGGCCCCGGACAACTCGCGGATCTTCGCGCTCGTCGGCGGGTCGGGCGGCGGCTACACGCTCAAGGCGCTGACCGACCCGGAGAAGAACGTCCCGACCCTCACGGTCAACGCCCCCTCCTCCGCGCCCCGCGCCAAGAAGCTCACCGTCACCGGCAAGCTCTCGGCGACGGTCGCGCTGCCCGCCGGTGCGAAGCTCCAGGTCACGCGCACCGACCTGGAGTCCACGAAGGGCAAGGCGCTGCCCGCCGTCACGGTGAAGGCGAACGGCACCTACTCCTTCACGGACACCCCGCCGGCCGGCGGCACCGTCACCTACAAGGTGACCTACGCGGGCGACGCCGGGCACACCTCGGTCAGCGCCTCCGACAAGGTCGCCGTCTCCCGCTCGGCCACGACCCTGAGCCTGAACAACAACGGCAAGCTGTACTCCTACGGCGCCGACGTGAAGTTCACCGCGCACCTCGGCAAGACGTACAAGAACCGCACGGTCGCGATCTACTCGGACCCCTTCGGCGGCGACAAGCCGAAGAAGCTGGTCAAGACCGGCAAGGTCAACTCCAGCGGCAACATCACGGTGACCGTGGACATGACCCGCGACACCGCCGTCAGCGCGGTCTTCGCCGGTGACGCCCGCAACGCGTCCAAGACGGTGAAGGTCACGGCCTACGCCAAGGTCAAGGTCTCCACCGCGATCACCAAGCACTACAAGAAGGCGAAGATCGGCTCGACGTCGTACTACTGGTTCCACAAGAACTCGGCGCCGATCGTCACCACGACGATGACCTACTACAAGAACCGCCAGGAGCGGCTCGACCTACAGGTCTACTACAACGGCCAGTGGTACGACTCCGACTCGGAGTACTTCGCCCTGAACACGAACGGCAAGGTCGCGGTCAACCTCGGCGCCCCCGGCGAGTCCGGCATCAAGGCCCGCATCCGGGCCGCGTACATCAACGGTTCGTCCGGCGACAACGTCAACTCGACGACGTACACCGGCTGGAAGTACCTGTACTTCTCCAACTAG
- a CDS encoding calcium-binding protein translates to MSSRSSRRRTPRSASALTLALGTALAAPLFLAGTADAATAPATAALNSGGQEVIYTAAAGQANKVTVTASRVTGTEKITYLIDDVVTIKAGTGCSYPSASDHTKVLCTVTALDSQDPYPTVQLTLGNGNDTLAYHNRTDQTYNFASVDLGAGNDKATDDGGVDGNYIAGGTGNDSLTLGTYSVGWGDDGNDTLKAAAGTIAQGGDGNDTITTTGDAADGGAGNDVITGGTGAQSLTGGTGNDRIHGGSGNDFIYGGTGNDVLHGDAGADTIYGNSGNDTLWGGTGTDVLSGGPGRNVVHQN, encoded by the coding sequence ATGTCCTCTCGTTCTTCCCGTCGCCGTACGCCGCGTTCCGCTTCGGCGCTGACGCTCGCGCTCGGCACCGCGCTGGCCGCCCCGCTGTTCCTCGCCGGGACGGCGGACGCGGCCACGGCGCCGGCCACCGCCGCGCTCAACTCCGGGGGCCAGGAGGTCATTTACACGGCCGCCGCGGGCCAGGCCAACAAGGTGACCGTCACCGCGAGCAGGGTGACCGGCACCGAGAAGATCACGTATCTCATCGACGACGTGGTCACCATCAAGGCGGGCACGGGCTGTTCGTACCCCAGCGCCTCGGACCACACCAAGGTCCTCTGCACGGTCACCGCCCTGGACAGCCAGGACCCTTACCCCACCGTCCAGTTGACGCTCGGCAACGGCAACGACACCCTCGCCTACCACAACAGGACCGACCAGACCTACAACTTCGCCTCGGTCGACCTGGGCGCCGGCAACGACAAGGCCACCGACGACGGCGGCGTCGACGGCAACTACATCGCGGGCGGCACCGGCAACGACAGCCTCACCCTGGGCACGTACTCGGTGGGCTGGGGCGACGACGGCAACGACACCCTCAAGGCCGCCGCGGGCACCATCGCCCAGGGCGGCGACGGCAACGACACCATCACGACCACCGGCGACGCGGCCGACGGCGGGGCCGGCAACGACGTCATCACCGGTGGCACGGGCGCCCAGAGCCTGACCGGCGGCACCGGGAACGACAGGATCCACGGCGGTTCCGGGAACGACTTCATCTACGGCGGCACGGGCAACGACGTCCTCCACGGCGACGCCGGCGCCGACACGATCTACGGCAACTCCGGCAACGACACCCTGTGGGGCGGCACGGGCACGGACGTCCTGTCGGGCGGGCCGGGGCGGAACGTCGTCCACCAGAACTGA